A stretch of Ferroacidibacillus organovorans DNA encodes these proteins:
- a CDS encoding DODA-type extradiol aromatic ring-opening family dioxygenase, whose protein sequence is MLPAWFVAHGSPMVAIEESEYAAFLETLGRSIPRPRAIVVFSAHWESAVQQVSGVVDPTMIYDFGGFPEPLYRVQYKAKGDPALAEEIANRLRARDIPVNVDTARGLDHGVWTILHRIYPQADIPVIAMSVNPNATPESQYAIGQALASLRQEDVLFIGSGVTVHNFQLIPHRNNPEVRAMTAAFEVWVEEKLAAWDVNALFAYEKEAPNAELAVPTNGKEHFVPLFYAMGTADDARSVKTLHRSWLFGVMTNTVYQFG, encoded by the coding sequence ATGCTACCGGCTTGGTTTGTGGCGCACGGTTCGCCGATGGTGGCGATCGAAGAGAGTGAGTATGCGGCGTTTCTTGAGACGCTCGGGCGAAGCATCCCCCGACCGCGCGCGATCGTTGTGTTTTCAGCGCACTGGGAGAGCGCGGTACAGCAGGTGAGCGGCGTGGTCGACCCCACGATGATCTACGACTTTGGCGGATTTCCTGAGCCGCTCTATCGCGTGCAGTACAAAGCCAAGGGAGATCCTGCGCTCGCGGAGGAGATCGCAAATCGCCTGCGCGCGCGTGACATCCCTGTGAATGTGGATACGGCGCGTGGGTTGGATCACGGGGTGTGGACCATTCTTCATCGCATTTATCCGCAGGCGGACATCCCGGTGATTGCGATGTCGGTCAACCCGAACGCGACGCCGGAGTCGCAGTACGCGATTGGACAGGCGCTCGCGTCTCTTCGCCAGGAGGATGTGCTCTTTATTGGAAGTGGCGTGACGGTGCACAACTTTCAGTTGATTCCGCATCGCAACAACCCGGAAGTGCGTGCGATGACGGCAGCGTTTGAGGTGTGGGTTGAGGAAAAACTGGCAGCGTGGGACGTGAACGCGCTTTTCGCGTATGAAAAGGAAGCGCCAAACGCCGAACTCGCCGTCCCGACAAACGGCAAGGAGCATTTTGTGCCACTGTTTTACGCGATGGGGACGGCGGATGACGCGCGCTCGGTGAAGACGCTTCATCGAAGCTGGCTGTTTGGCGTGATGACCAACACGGTATATCAATTTGGTTGA
- a CDS encoding thiazole synthase codes for MNDQLTIAGRTFRSRLMVGTGKYETFAQMRDALDASGAEVVTVAVRRVNLDQREESLLSFIDLDRYFLLPNTAGCQTAEEAVRTARLARAAGLSNWVKLEVIPADGTLLPDPIATIEAAQILVAEGFVVLPYTTDDHTVAKRLLDAGCATIMPFGSAIGTGMGLTSPERLRRIMDVVGGRVPVVVDAGIGAPSDAALAMELGADAVLVNTALAKAERPVAMAKAMGLAVEAGRIAYNAGRMVKSAVASPSSPVAGLLTK; via the coding sequence ATGAATGATCAATTGACGATTGCGGGCCGTACGTTTCGCTCGCGGTTGATGGTGGGGACGGGAAAGTATGAGACATTTGCGCAGATGCGCGACGCGCTCGACGCGTCGGGGGCAGAAGTGGTCACGGTGGCGGTGCGCCGCGTCAACCTCGATCAGCGCGAGGAGTCGCTGCTCTCCTTCATTGATCTTGACCGCTACTTTCTCTTGCCAAATACGGCAGGGTGCCAAACTGCGGAAGAGGCGGTGCGCACGGCAAGGCTCGCGCGCGCGGCGGGACTCTCGAATTGGGTGAAGCTTGAAGTGATTCCGGCGGACGGAACGCTTCTGCCCGACCCGATCGCGACGATTGAAGCGGCGCAGATTCTCGTGGCCGAAGGATTCGTCGTGCTGCCTTACACGACGGATGACCATACGGTGGCAAAGCGATTGCTTGACGCGGGGTGCGCCACGATCATGCCGTTTGGCTCGGCCATCGGCACGGGCATGGGTCTGACCTCACCTGAACGGCTGCGCAGAATCATGGATGTCGTCGGCGGTCGCGTGCCGGTCGTCGTGGATGCGGGCATTGGCGCGCCGTCTGACGCGGCGCTCGCGATGGAACTCGGGGCGGACGCGGTGCTCGTCAATACGGCGCTCGCGAAGGCAGAAAGGCCGGTTGCCATGGCGAAGGCGATGGGGTTGGCGGTTGAGGCGGGGAGGATCGCGTACAACGCGGGACGGATGGTCAAATCGGCGGTGGCGTCGCCGAGCAGTCCGGTGGCAGGACTTCTCACGAAGTGA
- the thiS gene encoding sulfur carrier protein ThiS, producing the protein MKITVNGHVRECVLETGGQLLDELKIDEPFIAIERNGDVLTRQAFSACTLEDGDVLEIIRFVGGGC; encoded by the coding sequence ATGAAGATTACGGTCAACGGCCATGTGCGCGAATGTGTGCTGGAGACGGGCGGGCAGCTCCTTGATGAATTGAAGATTGATGAACCGTTCATCGCGATTGAGCGAAACGGGGATGTGCTCACGCGCCAGGCGTTCTCCGCCTGCACGCTTGAGGACGGCGACGTACTTGAGATCATTCGCTTTGTCGGCGGCGGCTGTTAA
- the thiO gene encoding glycine oxidase ThiO, with protein MEKTYDVIVIGGGVIGSIIAWRLGQAGADVLLLEKGALGEDGASGAAAGMLGAQFEMEEPGPAYDVAIKSRALYPALADELFEETGISIQLSQRGTLRLAHSEKEVAQLKKRAAWQIALGDRAEWLSSDEVKRREPLLANAYGALDLPDDRNVAAPMVHQALAAAARKRTEVREGTAVYRCDVVDQAVTVTTSAGRFQAKRVVLATGAWTGQIAGLPRVKNEIAPVKGQIFALRPRSAHRLTHTVFASTVYLVPKQDGRIVVGASEEHGAGFNRDVTPEALASLFGALKAVAPDLATASFESAWVGFRPGSADAKPQLGPHPETDRVIYATGHFRNGILLAPITGRWISEYLLGRADVTAFAPFLPR; from the coding sequence ATGGAAAAGACGTATGATGTCATCGTGATCGGCGGCGGGGTGATCGGTTCGATCATCGCGTGGCGGCTCGGCCAGGCGGGTGCAGATGTGCTGCTGCTTGAAAAGGGCGCGCTTGGTGAAGACGGCGCGTCAGGTGCTGCCGCTGGCATGCTTGGTGCGCAGTTTGAGATGGAGGAGCCAGGGCCTGCGTATGACGTAGCGATAAAAAGCCGGGCGCTCTACCCCGCCCTCGCAGACGAACTGTTCGAGGAAACAGGGATTTCGATCCAACTGTCGCAAAGGGGAACGCTTCGCCTCGCGCACAGTGAAAAAGAGGTTGCGCAGCTAAAGAAGCGCGCCGCCTGGCAGATCGCGCTTGGTGACCGTGCGGAGTGGCTCTCATCCGACGAGGTGAAACGGCGCGAACCCCTGCTCGCAAATGCATATGGCGCGCTCGATCTGCCGGATGACCGAAACGTTGCGGCGCCCATGGTTCATCAGGCGCTTGCCGCCGCCGCACGCAAGCGAACAGAGGTGCGCGAGGGGACGGCTGTGTACCGCTGTGATGTTGTCGATCAAGCGGTGACCGTGACGACGTCTGCCGGTCGCTTTCAGGCGAAGCGCGTCGTGCTCGCTACTGGCGCGTGGACTGGCCAGATCGCTGGACTTCCGCGCGTGAAAAATGAGATCGCACCCGTGAAGGGGCAGATCTTCGCGCTGCGTCCGCGCAGCGCGCACCGCCTGACTCACACGGTCTTTGCGTCGACGGTCTACCTTGTGCCAAAGCAAGATGGACGGATCGTCGTCGGCGCGTCAGAAGAGCACGGTGCGGGGTTCAACCGGGATGTCACGCCAGAGGCGCTTGCGTCACTCTTTGGCGCGCTAAAGGCGGTGGCGCCTGATCTGGCAACGGCATCCTTTGAGTCAGCGTGGGTGGGCTTTCGCCCTGGCTCGGCGGATGCGAAACCGCAGCTCGGTCCTCATCCCGAGACGGACCGTGTGATCTATGCGACAGGACATTTTCGCAATGGCATTTTGCTTGCGCCAATCACTGGGAGATGGATCTCCGAGTATCTTCTCGGGCGCGCGGATGTCACCGCGTTTGCGCCATTTTTGCCAAGGTAA
- a CDS encoding thiamine phosphate synthase yields MRAVLHIISDQQRHALALEDALLESAQGGADFLQIRQKKAPAAETHDLVRSLQSRLAECAAQARILINDRVDIALATDAAGVHLAAKSLPIEAAVMLRERCRWQGLIGCSVHALDEALAAQAQGVDYVTYGHVFSTQSHPGIAPRGVTGLAEIVERLRIPVIAIGGITAENVDAVLQTGCSGIAVIGAILERRDPRAATAALIERMERCAVRPRAAFSRQIDTRGSKNGKDV; encoded by the coding sequence TTGCGCGCAGTTCTACACATCATCAGTGACCAACAGCGTCACGCGCTCGCGCTTGAAGATGCACTGCTAGAGAGCGCTCAGGGAGGCGCCGATTTTCTGCAGATTCGTCAGAAAAAGGCGCCCGCCGCAGAGACGCACGACCTGGTGCGATCGCTCCAGTCGCGGCTCGCCGAGTGCGCGGCGCAGGCGCGCATTCTGATCAATGACCGCGTCGACATTGCGCTGGCGACAGACGCAGCGGGGGTGCACCTCGCCGCAAAATCGCTGCCGATCGAAGCGGCGGTCATGCTGCGCGAGAGGTGCAGATGGCAAGGGCTTATCGGCTGTTCGGTGCACGCGCTTGACGAGGCGCTCGCGGCACAGGCGCAAGGCGTTGACTACGTGACGTACGGGCACGTTTTTTCGACACAATCGCACCCGGGTATCGCGCCGCGCGGTGTGACTGGGCTCGCTGAGATCGTCGAGCGCTTGCGCATTCCCGTCATCGCCATCGGCGGTATCACCGCCGAGAATGTGGACGCTGTACTGCAAACAGGATGCAGTGGGATCGCCGTCATCGGCGCGATCCTTGAGCGGCGCGATCCGCGCGCCGCGACGGCAGCGTTGATCGAGCGCATGGAGCGCTGCGCGGTGCGTCCGCGCGCGGCGTTTTCGCGACAGATCGACACGAGGGGGAGCAAAAATGGAAAAGACGTATGA
- the thiD gene encoding bifunctional hydroxymethylpyrimidine kinase/phosphomethylpyrimidine kinase has translation MHLRADHSVARALTIAGSDSGGGAGIQADLKTFTAFGVFGASCVTAVTAQNTRGVQAIHDVPTDVISRQMQSVFEDIRPHSIKVGMLSNVATIKTVARELQRADLKNVVVDPVMVAKGGAPLLTADSTDALLAEILPLAAVLTPNVPEAEVLCNFSIRTIEDAKEAAIQLKRRGPRIVIIKGGHAAWGDSREDSARDLVYDGRAFTTFATRRVPSTKTHGTGCTFSSAIAACLALEMSELEAIGTAKRYVYDAIVAAAQWDIGAGHGPIDHTASVEWRRGFTAGKDYDL, from the coding sequence ATGCACCTTCGAGCAGACCACAGCGTGGCGCGCGCGCTGACGATCGCCGGATCCGACTCGGGCGGCGGCGCCGGTATTCAGGCTGACCTAAAGACCTTCACCGCGTTTGGCGTCTTTGGCGCATCGTGCGTGACCGCCGTCACCGCGCAGAACACGCGCGGCGTGCAGGCGATTCACGACGTGCCGACTGACGTGATCTCGCGGCAGATGCAGTCCGTGTTTGAAGACATCCGACCTCATTCCATCAAAGTGGGAATGCTGTCGAACGTTGCCACGATAAAAACGGTGGCGCGTGAACTGCAGCGCGCAGACCTCAAGAACGTGGTCGTCGATCCTGTCATGGTGGCCAAAGGCGGCGCGCCTTTGCTTACTGCGGACAGCACGGACGCGCTGCTCGCAGAGATCCTCCCCCTCGCGGCGGTGCTCACGCCAAACGTGCCCGAGGCAGAGGTGCTCTGTAACTTCTCCATTCGCACGATCGAAGATGCCAAAGAGGCGGCCATCCAGTTGAAAAGACGCGGACCGCGCATCGTGATCATCAAAGGCGGACACGCCGCGTGGGGTGACTCCCGCGAAGACAGCGCGCGCGATCTTGTGTATGACGGAAGAGCATTTACGACGTTTGCCACACGCCGTGTGCCGTCAACGAAGACGCACGGCACGGGGTGCACCTTCTCCTCGGCGATCGCCGCATGTTTGGCGCTCGAAATGAGCGAGCTCGAGGCGATCGGCACGGCCAAGCGGTATGTCTATGACGCCATCGTAGCGGCCGCGCAGTGGGACATCGGCGCGGGACACGGGCCGATTGATCACACGGCGTCTGTCGAGTGGAGACGAGGATTCACGGCAGGAAAAGACTACGATCTATAG